Proteins encoded by one window of Chondromyces crocatus:
- a CDS encoding HmuY family protein, whose translation MHSYRSLSALLVAGAMLVGASACSSDDDNTNPSGSGGGGTTTSTTGDGGGGGEPGTGGNSAGGGGSGPVNGCTEPTEVPCADEVFQALNLQDDITPGLIESQPDGAGFTSLINAVAGGAMNPNPDSYTYGKFTANGLEKVEISDENAIDSMDWDIAFRRAVIRINSGNSGPSCVTAAPLAGTSYDDLTALPASLPQGRTDTFYSDACVFQSDGSGQPTAPGTALASFYAYNQTTHCLGMSSQVYLLQLADSSYVKLVVTAYYSPDVQAECDAGNPLPQGPTGSGNYQIRWAFLQ comes from the coding sequence ATGCATAGCTATCGATCTCTCTCGGCTCTTCTCGTCGCGGGCGCCATGCTCGTGGGAGCTTCCGCCTGTTCGTCGGACGACGACAACACGAACCCGAGCGGCAGCGGCGGTGGCGGGACCACCACGTCGACCACGGGGGACGGCGGCGGCGGCGGCGAACCCGGCACCGGCGGCAACAGCGCAGGCGGGGGTGGCAGCGGGCCGGTCAACGGCTGCACCGAGCCGACGGAGGTGCCCTGCGCCGACGAGGTCTTCCAGGCGCTGAACCTGCAGGACGACATCACGCCGGGCCTGATCGAGTCGCAGCCCGACGGCGCTGGCTTCACCTCGCTCATCAACGCCGTCGCGGGCGGGGCAATGAACCCGAACCCCGACTCGTACACGTACGGGAAGTTCACGGCGAACGGCCTGGAGAAGGTCGAGATCTCGGACGAGAACGCGATCGACTCGATGGACTGGGACATCGCGTTCCGGCGGGCCGTGATCCGGATCAACAGCGGTAACTCGGGTCCGTCGTGCGTGACCGCAGCGCCGCTCGCGGGTACGTCGTACGACGATCTGACGGCGCTGCCGGCCTCGCTGCCGCAGGGGCGCACCGACACGTTCTACTCCGATGCCTGCGTGTTCCAGAGCGACGGCAGCGGTCAGCCCACGGCGCCTGGTACGGCACTCGCCTCGTTCTACGCATACAACCAGACGACGCACTGCCTGGGCATGTCGAGCCAGGTGTACCTGCTGCAGCTCGCCGACAGCAGCTACGTGAAGCTGGTGGTGACGGCGTACTACTCGCCCGACGTGCAGGCGGAGTGCGACGCGGGCAACCCGCTGCCGCAGGGGCCGACGGGCTCGGGCAACTACCAGATCCGCTGGGCGTTCCTGCAGTGA
- a CDS encoding MXAN_6640 family putative metalloprotease — MRSTRGAAFSFAVAILFATVGCGVDGEGAPHLGSPGFVPLDRPDTPGNTLLFRFAPGDVVDTYGSPSGEFLVHYTRDGVNAVPAADVDGSGVPDFVEEVGTTYDEVLAFYMEELGFRHPVRDGQVAINGGDARFDVYLVDFAGTGDGTFQLDPDGCSASLPAVCAGYMISENDFVGYGYPSTRVANRILASHELFHAVQAAYDAGQGSVLSEGSAVWATEAFDPALNDFEAFIRGYLRNPDRSLNVPLPGPVDPFSYGSALYFRFLDEHHGAGTVRGLWERCEDGAFGVEDPAWIEQIDPLLTAKGQGSFATSFVTFATWNLFTGSHADPARGYAQGASYEGVTIEAVAAPFSDRLRSFYASTQYYRVPVGDRAEMTAALVPQPDTPEDVEGLTLLLVPEQGSTYGSVTQVEDPAAGAEVIDVRAHDALVVAVVNGLTRGSSRRPTLCIGSPDEVKACADEVSGGGGDGGSGGGDGGSGAGGEEPAPRSDRMDDAGCGCRAAGGAAATGEGAGLLAAVALAAAGYRRRRRPA; from the coding sequence GTGAGATCGACACGCGGCGCTGCCTTCTCGTTCGCGGTGGCGATCCTGTTCGCCACCGTCGGGTGCGGGGTCGATGGCGAAGGCGCGCCGCATCTCGGCAGCCCCGGGTTCGTCCCGCTCGACAGGCCGGACACGCCCGGGAACACGCTGCTGTTCCGGTTCGCTCCCGGGGACGTGGTCGACACGTACGGGTCGCCTTCGGGCGAGTTTCTGGTTCACTACACCCGCGATGGGGTGAACGCGGTGCCGGCCGCGGACGTGGACGGCAGCGGTGTCCCCGACTTCGTCGAGGAGGTGGGAACGACCTACGACGAGGTGCTCGCGTTCTACATGGAGGAGCTGGGCTTCCGGCACCCGGTGCGCGACGGGCAGGTGGCGATCAACGGGGGTGACGCGCGCTTCGACGTGTACCTCGTGGACTTCGCCGGGACGGGCGATGGGACGTTCCAGCTCGACCCTGACGGGTGCTCGGCGTCGCTGCCCGCGGTGTGCGCGGGCTACATGATCTCGGAGAACGACTTCGTGGGGTACGGGTATCCGTCGACGCGGGTCGCCAACCGGATCCTGGCGAGCCACGAGCTGTTCCATGCGGTGCAAGCCGCGTACGACGCCGGTCAGGGGAGCGTCCTCAGCGAGGGGTCGGCGGTGTGGGCGACGGAGGCGTTCGACCCGGCGCTCAATGATTTCGAGGCGTTCATCCGCGGCTACCTGCGCAACCCGGACCGCTCGCTGAACGTGCCGCTGCCAGGTCCGGTGGATCCCTTCAGCTACGGGAGCGCGCTGTACTTCCGGTTCCTCGACGAGCACCACGGGGCCGGGACGGTGCGCGGGCTGTGGGAGCGGTGCGAGGACGGGGCATTCGGGGTCGAGGACCCGGCCTGGATCGAGCAGATCGATCCGCTGCTCACCGCGAAGGGACAAGGGTCGTTCGCGACGTCGTTCGTCACGTTCGCGACCTGGAACCTGTTCACGGGGAGCCACGCCGATCCAGCGCGCGGTTATGCGCAGGGGGCGTCATACGAGGGGGTGACGATCGAGGCGGTGGCGGCGCCGTTCAGCGATCGGCTGCGAAGCTTCTATGCGTCGACGCAGTACTACCGGGTCCCGGTGGGCGACCGCGCCGAGATGACGGCGGCCCTGGTGCCGCAACCGGACACGCCAGAGGACGTGGAGGGGCTGACGCTGCTGCTCGTGCCCGAGCAAGGCAGCACGTACGGGTCGGTGACGCAGGTGGAGGATCCTGCGGCGGGCGCGGAGGTGATCGATGTCCGCGCGCACGACGCGCTGGTGGTGGCGGTGGTCAACGGGCTCACGCGCGGGTCGTCACGACGGCCGACGCTGTGCATCGGCTCGCCGGACGAGGTGAAGGCGTGCGCGGACGAGGTGTCGGGCGGCGGCGGCGACGGAGGGAGCGGCGGCGGCGACGGGGGGAGCGGGGCGGGAGGCGAGGAGCCAGCGCCGCGCTCGGACCGCATGGACGACGCGGGCTGCGGGTGCCGAGCGGCCGGCGGCGCGGCGGCGACGGGTGAAGGCGCGGGGCTGCTCGCCGCGGTGGCGCTGGCCGCGGCGGGTTACCGGCGGCGTCGTCGGCCTGCGTAG
- a CDS encoding serine/threonine-protein kinase: MAHPTTIQPPSEPTLIDAAAVRVGTMLDASWTLDELLGIGGMAAVFSATHTSGRRAALKVLHTALTPDIDTRERFLREGQVANQLEHPGRVRVLGEGISDRGEPFLIMELLIGTTLRRLLRRQGTSLPLEQALAVFDAVLDLLEHCHDVGIIHRDLKPANVFITADGEVKVLDFGFAQQGELDRRMTRVGHTYGTPAFMAPEQAMGLGTVDGRADLWSTGACMYNALSGKPVRKGRTEAEAYLLAATQPAPSLARAAPQLPVEVVAFVDRALSFDRTRRFQTATAMRAELRALLSAHAAGKLTPGTPLRGPGVIVRANDMLTEGDGGGPKDGGPTREETAVRVATVWKQLASVLGSARQYGFSHPYVARGLASVLDEITRVFAEDPAGVRWDVAPGAFLVGGQPVWQPDRAPLDRIPFQLFADGIRSIQLKPGLTDLELRDFAAILLRDRAFGSDEDSITALWDRRFDHIAYLAVDSFMEGDPLSIDEASLDLCRGLARIDGLWNEDSLEGRVMQRNLEHSLRDGASPTAARTAAALGVVDRVTIATLGAQIALPFEQWRDRFLDAFVDAYLEAARRGDAPSLLAALSEWTSDQISLHNLALAFEVHAALRRAFSVRAEGRVDGLPGTLPGVHRALTATMFPAASLRAVLEELTTYGPDEPLSSDEAGYGRQAAGLPPPPPPVAPGVAEGLALALEALPDGALFVAACDGYGRVQSERVREVLLGFLNRWLPGREAELAELLPRAPVVHALTILRLLSSLRTAEAAIALEAGLGSPHLEVRVSTLALLPDATRDPRDARDPRDPRDLRDPRDLRDPRDSRAELDGQGTSGRTGTGERVREELQRMLDEPQATARLEALRTIGRLGLLAAGPTLVRHIQAQSFHERATEERREWLETVVRLNPARAERLAIELLERRHLLPSEAIEQTREIAARVLATFASSEEALASVKEATKPRWGSNPAVRDAAARAVPLIAARLSRRRSAEVASEGTTAFSRRASTSPPPPSAPPGSGRNNSSLRPPPANGRKP; this comes from the coding sequence ATGGCCCACCCGACCACCATCCAGCCACCATCGGAGCCAACCCTCATCGACGCCGCGGCAGTGCGCGTCGGCACCATGCTGGATGCTTCGTGGACGCTCGACGAGCTCCTCGGCATCGGCGGAATGGCCGCGGTGTTCAGCGCCACGCACACGAGTGGCCGCCGCGCCGCCTTGAAGGTGCTGCACACCGCCCTCACCCCCGACATCGACACGCGCGAGCGCTTCCTGCGCGAGGGTCAGGTCGCGAACCAGCTCGAACACCCCGGCCGGGTGCGGGTGCTCGGTGAGGGGATCAGCGATCGCGGCGAGCCGTTCCTCATCATGGAGCTGCTCATCGGCACCACCCTCCGGAGGCTTCTCCGGCGCCAGGGCACGTCGCTACCGCTCGAGCAGGCACTCGCCGTCTTCGACGCCGTGCTCGATCTGCTCGAACACTGCCACGACGTCGGCATCATTCACCGTGATCTCAAGCCGGCCAACGTCTTCATCACGGCCGACGGCGAGGTGAAGGTCCTCGACTTCGGCTTCGCCCAGCAGGGCGAACTCGACCGCCGCATGACGCGCGTCGGCCACACCTACGGCACGCCCGCCTTCATGGCGCCGGAGCAGGCCATGGGGCTCGGTACGGTCGACGGGCGCGCCGACCTCTGGTCGACGGGCGCCTGCATGTACAACGCGCTCTCCGGCAAGCCGGTGCGCAAGGGCCGCACCGAGGCGGAGGCGTACCTGCTCGCCGCGACCCAGCCCGCGCCGTCGCTCGCGCGCGCCGCGCCGCAGCTGCCCGTGGAGGTCGTGGCGTTCGTCGACCGGGCCCTCTCGTTCGACCGCACCCGCCGCTTCCAGACGGCCACGGCGATGCGGGCGGAGCTGCGCGCCCTGCTCTCGGCCCACGCTGCCGGCAAGCTCACCCCGGGTACGCCGCTGCGCGGGCCGGGCGTCATCGTCCGCGCCAACGACATGCTCACCGAGGGCGACGGCGGCGGCCCGAAAGATGGCGGCCCCACGCGCGAGGAGACCGCCGTGCGCGTCGCCACCGTGTGGAAGCAGCTCGCCTCCGTGCTCGGCAGCGCGCGCCAGTACGGCTTCAGCCACCCGTATGTGGCGCGCGGGCTCGCCTCCGTGCTCGACGAGATCACGCGCGTCTTCGCCGAAGACCCGGCCGGCGTGCGCTGGGACGTGGCGCCCGGCGCGTTCCTCGTCGGCGGGCAGCCGGTGTGGCAGCCCGACCGCGCCCCGCTCGACCGCATCCCCTTCCAGCTCTTCGCCGACGGCATCCGCAGCATCCAGCTCAAGCCGGGCCTCACCGATCTGGAGCTGCGCGACTTCGCCGCCATCCTGCTGCGCGACCGCGCCTTCGGCAGCGACGAAGACTCGATCACCGCGCTGTGGGACCGCCGCTTCGACCACATCGCCTACCTCGCCGTGGACTCGTTCATGGAGGGCGACCCGCTCTCCATCGACGAGGCCAGCCTCGACCTCTGCCGCGGCCTCGCCCGCATCGACGGCCTCTGGAACGAGGACTCGCTCGAAGGCCGGGTGATGCAGCGCAACCTGGAGCACTCCCTCCGCGACGGCGCGAGCCCCACGGCGGCGCGCACCGCCGCGGCCCTCGGCGTGGTCGATCGGGTCACCATCGCCACCCTGGGCGCGCAGATCGCGCTCCCCTTCGAACAGTGGCGCGATCGCTTCCTCGACGCCTTCGTCGACGCCTACCTGGAGGCGGCCCGCCGCGGTGACGCGCCGTCGCTGCTCGCCGCACTCTCCGAGTGGACCTCGGACCAGATCTCGCTGCACAACCTCGCGCTCGCCTTCGAGGTCCACGCGGCCCTGCGACGCGCCTTCTCCGTCCGTGCCGAGGGCCGCGTCGACGGCCTCCCGGGCACGCTCCCTGGTGTCCACCGAGCGCTCACCGCCACGATGTTCCCTGCCGCGTCGCTGCGCGCCGTCCTCGAAGAGTTGACCACCTACGGCCCCGACGAGCCGCTGAGCAGTGACGAGGCGGGCTACGGCCGCCAGGCGGCGGGCTTGCCGCCCCCGCCCCCGCCTGTCGCCCCTGGCGTCGCGGAGGGCCTCGCCCTCGCCCTCGAAGCCTTGCCCGACGGCGCGCTCTTCGTCGCCGCGTGCGACGGCTACGGGCGCGTGCAGTCCGAGCGCGTCCGGGAGGTCTTGCTCGGCTTTCTCAACCGCTGGCTCCCCGGCCGCGAGGCCGAGCTCGCGGAGCTGCTCCCGCGCGCCCCGGTCGTGCACGCGCTCACCATCCTCCGCCTCCTCTCCAGCCTGCGCACCGCCGAGGCCGCCATCGCCCTCGAAGCCGGCCTCGGAAGCCCCCACCTCGAAGTCCGCGTCAGCACCCTCGCCTTGCTCCCCGACGCAACCCGCGACCCGCGTGACGCGCGCGATCCTCGGGATCCCCGGGACCTGCGCGACCCCCGTGATCTCCGTGACCCGCGCGACTCCCGCGCCGAGCTGGACGGCCAGGGCACGTCGGGGCGCACCGGCACCGGCGAGCGCGTCCGTGAAGAACTCCAGCGCATGCTCGACGAGCCCCAGGCCACCGCGCGCCTCGAAGCGCTGCGCACCATCGGCCGGCTCGGCCTCCTCGCCGCGGGCCCCACCCTCGTCCGCCACATCCAGGCGCAGAGCTTCCACGAGCGCGCCACCGAGGAGCGCCGCGAGTGGCTGGAGACCGTGGTCCGCCTCAACCCTGCGCGCGCCGAGCGGCTGGCCATCGAGCTGCTCGAACGACGCCACCTCCTCCCCTCCGAGGCCATCGAGCAGACGCGCGAGATCGCCGCGCGCGTCCTCGCCACCTTCGCCTCCAGCGAGGAGGCCCTCGCCTCCGTGAAGGAAGCCACGAAACCCCGCTGGGGCAGCAACCCCGCCGTGCGTGACGCCGCCGCGCGCGCCGTGCCCCTCATCGCCGCGCGCCTCTCGCGCCGCCGCTCGGCCGAGGTCGCCTCCGAGGGCACCACCGCCTTCTCGCGCCGCGCCTCCACGTCCCCGCCGCCGCCGAGCGCGCCGCCCGGGAGCGGCAGAAACAACTCCAGCCTGCGTCCCCCCCCTGCCAACGGGAGGAAACCGTGA
- a CDS encoding carbohydrate porin, translating to MRRTNRTGGRALLGVWTAFSLLVSASGAIAQPAQPSPEPAPPAPPVPSAQPAPTAPTEGQAAPTPTEPPGVPAPAEPPANAQPEPAPAAPPAPPPSAKPDDGMEKATGVPESPGTPAPLPETSAPASATQPLQPQTPAPPSGSFQFGSYGRVVVGGDLTGRPGRDTDIVARGSRLDENTYLELEFRREDYWEKTDSNTQVVATLAFQHPIFHYNGNFDGVVGMRNLYLESRDLLAKGLAFWAGSRMYRGDDIYLLDWWPLDNLNTLGAGAWYKFNDNRTVVAVHGGLTRPQDGFFGQTVERPLPFNQVGSTQVDILSRQKFIGSLKLNHRIKLGEKAGAKGILYGETHQLPSGQRETEPGRFERMASDSGYVIGGQLGAWTGERDTFVNLFVRYARGLAAYPDFAAPGQLAIARSDEGITEYKTDGAHEFRVALGANYEKGPIGVMFGAYFRSFRNANPDLDLNDVDEGILIARPHYFIGEKGGIAVEASYQAQQRGVLAASPDGGGSLAGGSSGLHTAGLTRFGIIPFLSPAGRGDYVRPQIRAMYVITLRDAGARALYPQDDVFSLRKVEHFFGIGAEWWFNNTWSYGG from the coding sequence GTGCGTCGAACAAACCGGACGGGGGGTCGAGCGCTCCTCGGCGTGTGGACCGCGTTTTCCCTCCTCGTGAGCGCCTCGGGCGCGATCGCGCAGCCCGCGCAGCCGTCTCCCGAGCCTGCGCCGCCCGCGCCGCCCGTGCCGTCGGCGCAGCCCGCGCCGACCGCGCCGACCGAAGGGCAGGCCGCGCCCACGCCGACCGAGCCCCCTGGGGTCCCGGCGCCTGCGGAGCCCCCCGCGAATGCCCAGCCAGAGCCTGCTCCCGCAGCGCCTCCGGCTCCGCCACCGTCGGCGAAGCCCGACGACGGTATGGAGAAAGCGACGGGGGTCCCGGAGTCACCCGGCACGCCCGCGCCGCTGCCCGAGACCTCGGCGCCTGCGTCGGCGACCCAGCCCTTGCAGCCACAGACGCCCGCGCCTCCGAGCGGTAGCTTTCAGTTCGGCTCTTACGGTCGTGTCGTGGTGGGGGGCGATCTCACCGGGCGCCCCGGTCGCGACACCGACATCGTCGCGCGTGGCTCACGCCTCGACGAGAATACCTACCTGGAGCTGGAGTTTCGTCGTGAGGACTACTGGGAGAAGACCGACTCCAACACCCAGGTCGTCGCCACCCTCGCCTTCCAGCACCCCATCTTCCATTACAACGGCAATTTCGACGGCGTGGTGGGGATGCGCAATCTCTACCTGGAGTCGCGCGACCTGCTCGCCAAGGGGCTGGCCTTCTGGGCTGGCTCCAGGATGTACCGCGGCGACGACATCTACCTGCTCGACTGGTGGCCGCTCGACAACCTGAACACCCTCGGTGCAGGCGCCTGGTACAAATTCAACGACAACCGGACCGTCGTCGCCGTACACGGCGGCCTGACCCGGCCTCAGGACGGGTTCTTCGGCCAGACGGTGGAGCGCCCGCTGCCGTTCAACCAGGTCGGGTCGACGCAGGTCGACATCCTGTCGCGTCAGAAGTTCATCGGGAGCCTCAAGCTGAACCACCGCATCAAGCTCGGTGAAAAGGCGGGCGCCAAGGGGATCCTGTATGGCGAGACCCACCAGCTCCCGAGCGGTCAGCGCGAGACCGAGCCGGGGCGCTTCGAGCGGATGGCGTCGGACAGCGGGTACGTGATCGGTGGTCAGCTCGGTGCGTGGACGGGCGAGCGCGACACCTTCGTGAACCTCTTCGTCCGCTACGCCCGCGGACTCGCGGCCTACCCCGACTTCGCGGCGCCGGGGCAGCTCGCCATCGCGCGGTCGGACGAGGGGATCACCGAGTACAAGACCGACGGGGCGCACGAGTTCCGCGTGGCGCTCGGCGCGAACTACGAGAAGGGCCCCATCGGCGTGATGTTCGGCGCTTACTTCCGGTCGTTCCGGAACGCGAACCCCGACCTCGATCTGAATGACGTGGACGAGGGCATCTTGATCGCGCGGCCGCACTACTTCATCGGGGAGAAGGGCGGCATCGCGGTGGAAGCGTCGTACCAGGCGCAGCAGCGGGGCGTGCTCGCGGCCTCACCCGATGGCGGCGGGTCGCTCGCGGGCGGGTCGAGCGGGCTGCACACGGCGGGGCTCACCCGCTTCGGCATCATCCCGTTCCTGTCCCCCGCGGGGCGCGGCGATTACGTGCGGCCCCAGATCCGGGCGATGTACGTGATCACCCTGCGCGACGCCGGAGCGCGCGCGCTCTACCCGCAGGATGATGTGTTCAGCCTGCGGAAGGTGGAGCACTTCTTCGGGATCGGGGCCGAGTGGTGGTTCAACAACACCTGGAGCTACGGTGGGTGA
- a CDS encoding alpha-amylase family glycosyl hydrolase — protein MKRQRSNRFTAPLTALTALALALPAAGCMQIEEELAVEEVQLQTHVVDWRSEIIYQVLVDRFADGDAGNNFGVNRTALGKWHGGDWRGLEENLPYLEELGVTTLWISPAVKNVDSDAGFDGYHGYWTQAFLETNPHFGDLAALRRLVRSAHDRGMKIILDIVTNHVGQMFYYDINGNGQPDIQTFGGGRPGQDPVVNVTEYDPEFDPRGVQARTSLGESGPARIIFQYDPATNHVPPDLPLFQTPDAYNRKGRTFDFEDLDQLVHGDFPGGLKDIDTRRCDVKHAMVDVFARWVEMTDIDGFRIDTLKHVEHEFWRFFAQRMRQRLAAKGKTNFFMFGEAFDGRDDLIGSFTKNTVPAHEHDTLLGGDLERENAECPGEGPPLTGEMVDSVFYFSQHFTVFRDVFRLGGPTRRIEDLWNQRATNYGTEPHAGGTGLSPTQTLVNFIDNHDVARFLYTGAGVPEFPEGRDPYVALKNALLFLMTEDGIPCLYYGTEQGFEGGNDPANREPMWDGNPKLNLSAYDTSGDLFSWTRRLTRLRRGYEALSTGNLTVRWSTEATGGEEDAGMFAFSRQTEGGAHALVVFNTHTSKESSTAFNGSGMETGRDSGSVLVDVLSPEQTTYEVGADGRLAVTLPPMSGAILIPQEQVKPGL, from the coding sequence ATGAAGAGGCAGCGCAGCAATCGGTTCACCGCGCCGCTCACGGCGCTCACGGCGCTCGCCCTGGCGCTCCCCGCGGCGGGGTGCATGCAGATCGAGGAGGAGCTCGCCGTCGAGGAGGTGCAGCTCCAGACCCACGTCGTCGACTGGCGTTCGGAGATCATCTACCAGGTGCTCGTCGATCGCTTCGCCGACGGCGACGCAGGCAACAACTTCGGGGTGAACCGCACCGCGCTCGGCAAGTGGCACGGCGGTGACTGGCGCGGGCTGGAGGAAAACCTGCCCTACCTGGAGGAACTCGGCGTCACCACGCTGTGGATCTCGCCGGCCGTGAAGAACGTCGACTCCGACGCCGGCTTCGATGGTTACCACGGCTACTGGACGCAGGCGTTCCTGGAGACGAACCCGCACTTCGGGGACCTCGCGGCGCTGCGGCGGCTGGTGCGGTCGGCCCACGATCGGGGGATGAAGATCATCCTCGACATCGTGACGAACCACGTCGGGCAGATGTTCTACTACGACATCAACGGCAACGGGCAGCCCGACATCCAGACCTTCGGCGGGGGCCGGCCGGGGCAGGACCCGGTGGTGAACGTCACCGAGTACGATCCGGAGTTCGATCCTCGGGGGGTCCAGGCGCGCACCTCGCTCGGCGAGTCGGGGCCGGCGCGGATCATCTTCCAGTACGACCCGGCGACGAACCACGTGCCGCCGGACCTGCCCTTGTTCCAGACGCCGGACGCTTACAACCGCAAGGGCCGGACCTTCGATTTCGAGGACCTCGACCAGCTCGTGCACGGCGACTTTCCGGGCGGGTTGAAGGACATCGACACGCGGCGGTGCGACGTGAAGCACGCGATGGTGGACGTCTTCGCCCGCTGGGTGGAGATGACCGACATCGACGGCTTCCGCATCGACACGCTGAAGCACGTGGAGCACGAGTTCTGGCGCTTCTTCGCCCAGCGCATGCGGCAGCGTCTGGCGGCCAAGGGGAAGACGAACTTCTTCATGTTCGGCGAGGCGTTCGACGGCAGGGACGACCTGATCGGCAGCTTCACCAAGAACACCGTGCCCGCCCACGAGCACGACACGCTGCTCGGCGGGGACCTCGAGCGTGAGAACGCGGAGTGTCCTGGCGAGGGCCCGCCGCTCACCGGCGAGATGGTGGACAGCGTGTTCTACTTCTCGCAGCACTTCACGGTGTTCCGCGACGTGTTCCGTCTGGGCGGGCCGACGCGGCGGATCGAGGATCTCTGGAACCAGCGCGCGACCAACTACGGGACCGAGCCGCACGCGGGCGGTACGGGGCTCTCACCGACGCAGACGCTGGTGAACTTCATCGACAACCACGACGTGGCGCGCTTCCTCTACACGGGCGCGGGCGTGCCGGAGTTCCCCGAGGGGCGCGATCCGTACGTGGCGCTCAAGAATGCGCTCTTGTTCTTGATGACCGAGGACGGGATCCCCTGCCTCTACTACGGCACCGAGCAGGGCTTCGAGGGCGGCAACGACCCAGCGAACCGCGAGCCGATGTGGGACGGTAACCCCAAGCTGAACCTCTCGGCGTACGACACCAGCGGGGACCTGTTCTCCTGGACCCGGCGGCTGACGCGGCTGCGCAGGGGCTACGAGGCGCTGTCCACCGGCAACCTGACGGTGCGCTGGTCGACGGAGGCGACGGGCGGCGAAGAAGACGCAGGGATGTTCGCGTTCTCGCGCCAGACGGAGGGCGGGGCGCACGCGCTGGTCGTCTTCAACACCCACACCTCGAAGGAGAGCAGCACGGCGTTCAACGGGAGCGGGATGGAAACCGGGCGTGATTCGGGCTCGGTGCTCGTCGACGTGCTGTCGCCGGAGCAGACGACGTACGAGGTCGGGGCGGACGGTCGGCTCGCCGTGACGCTGCCCCCGATGAGCGGCGCGATCCTCATCCCGCAGGAGCAGGTCAAGCCCGGCCTGTGA
- a CDS encoding tetratricopeptide repeat protein, whose amino-acid sequence MLRQVTSLTLLVVGTFFLLGCAANRAPLTSPAQGGPTWTEFRSAHFTVFTDLDVEEARIRLAHFEQLYEALEHLLQPPADATPTPLRVVVFDRDKDFAALVGPDHNVGAYHKRGSVLELDPSSTLVMHGADLDDETQEVFLHELTHQFLALRFGPLPTWLNEGLAQYYETLRIEGNQISLGAPGAHDFSEQPHIWTSWRGNLIQTQIPATWAPTVWDLVHSDRGSFYGLSSRPEKPEELQKRSVTHYTAAWKFVHLLSNGPDATYRSRFDAMLGALQAGTRPREAFLEQYGGDLPRLQADYQRYLTQARLSRRHATLPPPKPRAPAAQRVLEEAEVHLVWAHAVYSDSKEAMQLYRQRLDAALAASPDHPETALRRGIFFFHQDQFDEAEREIARGLKARPEHPDLIMATLLIQDGRPTDAKTGGPSAESSELVARLARTATSGVQLALAGFFMGRQGQVEEGLRMVERAVAKAPLCYSCKRYQAALLASLGRYDEALAAMERALGISPESAGMKDLMQQRAQILDQKERAATKPAAPAAAPDAQAPTSTP is encoded by the coding sequence ATGTTGCGGCAAGTCACCTCGTTAACGCTTCTCGTCGTCGGAACCTTCTTCTTGCTGGGCTGTGCGGCCAACCGCGCTCCCCTCACCTCGCCCGCGCAGGGGGGGCCGACGTGGACCGAGTTCCGCTCGGCGCACTTCACCGTCTTCACCGATCTGGACGTCGAGGAGGCGCGCATCCGGCTGGCTCATTTCGAGCAGCTCTACGAAGCCCTCGAACATCTGCTCCAGCCGCCTGCCGACGCCACCCCGACCCCGCTCCGTGTCGTCGTCTTCGACCGCGACAAGGACTTCGCCGCCCTCGTCGGCCCCGACCACAACGTGGGCGCCTATCACAAGCGCGGCAGCGTCCTGGAGCTGGATCCCAGCAGCACCCTGGTGATGCACGGCGCCGATCTGGACGACGAGACGCAGGAGGTGTTCCTGCACGAACTCACCCACCAGTTCCTCGCCTTGCGCTTCGGACCCTTGCCGACGTGGCTGAACGAAGGCCTCGCCCAGTACTACGAGACGCTCCGCATCGAGGGAAACCAGATCTCGCTTGGCGCGCCAGGTGCGCACGACTTCTCCGAACAGCCGCACATCTGGACCTCCTGGCGGGGCAACCTGATCCAGACCCAGATTCCCGCGACCTGGGCGCCCACGGTCTGGGATCTCGTCCACAGCGACAGAGGGAGCTTCTACGGGCTCTCTTCCAGGCCCGAGAAGCCGGAAGAGCTGCAGAAGCGGAGCGTCACCCACTACACCGCGGCCTGGAAGTTCGTCCATCTGCTCAGCAACGGTCCGGACGCGACCTACCGCTCCCGCTTCGACGCGATGCTGGGTGCGCTCCAGGCGGGGACACGCCCGCGTGAAGCCTTCCTGGAGCAGTACGGCGGAGACCTGCCCCGGCTCCAGGCCGACTATCAGCGCTACCTCACGCAGGCGCGCCTGAGCCGACGTCACGCCACACTGCCGCCACCGAAGCCGAGGGCGCCTGCAGCTCAGCGCGTGCTGGAGGAGGCAGAGGTCCACCTCGTGTGGGCGCACGCCGTCTACTCCGACAGCAAGGAGGCGATGCAGCTCTACCGGCAGCGGCTGGACGCAGCGCTCGCCGCAAGCCCCGACCATCCGGAAACCGCGCTGCGCCGCGGGATTTTCTTCTTCCACCAGGACCAGTTCGACGAGGCGGAGCGCGAGATCGCGCGAGGTCTGAAGGCCCGGCCCGAGCATCCGGACCTGATCATGGCGACCCTTCTGATCCAGGACGGGCGACCTACCGACGCGAAGACCGGAGGACCTTCGGCCGAGTCGTCGGAGCTCGTCGCACGGCTCGCGCGCACCGCGACCTCGGGGGTTCAGCTCGCGCTGGCAGGCTTCTTCATGGGCAGGCAAGGCCAGGTCGAAGAGGGGCTCCGCATGGTGGAACGCGCCGTGGCCAAGGCCCCCCTCTGCTACTCCTGCAAGCGCTATCAGGCTGCACTGCTCGCGAGCCTGGGTCGGTACGATGAGGCCCTCGCGGCCATGGAGCGAGCCCTGGGCATCTCGCCCGAGTCCGCCGGCATGAAGGACCTCATGCAGCAACGCGCGCAGATCCTCGACCAGAAAGAGCGTGCCGCCACGAAACCCGCCGCACCAGCCGCAGCTCCGGACGCGCAGGCGCCCACGTCGACGCCCTGA